Proteins from one Impatiens glandulifera chromosome 2, dImpGla2.1, whole genome shotgun sequence genomic window:
- the LOC124926764 gene encoding carbonic anhydrase 2-like produces MSSSSYAEAIDELNKLLRDKSNLENVAAEKVGQLTGELETFAAEKIRQLTTDLSLLDSTKPIFDPVQRIQTGFSHFKKWNFQKRPALYGELAKTQSPKFLVFACSDSRVCPSHILNFQPGEAFLVRNIANMVPPYDQKKHSGVGAAIEYAVVHLHVENILVIGHSHCGGIKGLMNIPDDGSTNSHFIENWVQICSSAKTKIQQQSSANSDFTEQCSKCEREAVNVSLENLLTYGFVKDAVVKKTLHLRGGHYDFVEGSFQLWDFDSAAALLPSSSSSSSV; encoded by the exons ATGTCTTCGTCGTCATACGCGGAAGCAATAGATGAACTAAATAAACTTTTGAG gGATAAGAGTAATTTGGAGAATGTAGCAGCCGAAAAGGTGGGGCAGTTGACGGGTGAGCTAGAGACTTTTGCTGCCGAAAAGATCAGGCAGTTGACCACTGATTTATCATTATTAGACTCCACCAAACCAATATTTGATCCCGTCCAAAGAATCCAAACCGGCTTCTCCCATTTCAAGAAATGGAATTTTCA GAAGAGACCTGCTTTGTATGGTGAACTGGCCAAAACTCAGAGCCCAAAg TTTTTAGTGTTCGCATGCTCAGACTCTAGAGTGTGTCCTTCTCACATCCTCAATTTCCAACCCGGTGAAGCGTTTTTAGTCAGGAACATTGCTAATATGGTGCCTCCATACGATcag AAAAAACACTCTGGGGTAGGGGCTGCCATTGAATACGCAGTGGTGCATCTCCATGTGGAGAACATTTTGGTCATTGGACATAGTCATTGTGGAGGAATTAAAGGCCTCATGAACATCCCAGATGATGGCTCCACAAACAGCCATTTCATTGAGAACTGGGTACAAATTTGTTCATCTGCCAAAACCAAGATTCAACAACAATCTTCTGCCAACTCAGATTTCACAGAACAATGCTCAAAGTGTGAAAGG GAGGCTGTAAATGTATCTCTTGAGAACTTATTAACATATGGATTTGTGAAAGATGCCGTGGTGAAGAAAACGCTTCATTTGAGAGGTGGACATTATGATTTCGTCGAGGGATCTTTTCAGCTGTGGGATTTTGATTCTGCTGCTGCTTTAttaccatcatcatcatcatcttcctctgtttga